The genomic stretch ATCATATTGCTATTATGCGTTTTTGGTGGGTCTAAGTTATTTGCCCAAAAGACAGAATTTATCGCGTCCGCACCTTCCGTTGTGGAAGTCGGGGAGCAATTCCGTCTTTCCTTCGTGTTGAACGCTAAGGGGGAGAACTTACAGGTTCCCACGATAAAAGGATTTGATTTACTGGCAGGACCGTCATTGAGTACGTCTTCTAATATCACGATTATCAATGGCGATATGAAGCAAAATCAAGAGTACACGTACACTTATATTTTGGAAGGGCAGGAAGAAGGAGAGTTTACGATCGAGCCGGCCACGATCACCGTGGACGGTAAAGAGTACAAGTCCCAGCCTTTGAAGATAAAAGTGATCAAAGGTTCCGGGAAACCTCGGAATAATACCCAAAGTTCCGGGGATGTTTCTGAGAGCCGGGGAAGTACTTCGATTACGGATGATGATTTGTTTCTGCGAATGGAAGTGAGCCGTAACACGCTTTACGTGGGAGAGAGTTTGACTGCCACGTTAAAAGTATATGCCCGGGTAAATCTGGTTGATGTGCAGGGGAAGAAGATCCCGCCTTTTGACGGATTCCTGACAGAAGACGTGAAGATTCCCCAGATTCATTTGGAACGTGAGGAATATAACGGGAAAATATATGATCGGGTGGGCGTGTTACAAAAAACGATTCTTTTCCCGCAACATGCCGGGACGTTAACGATAGAGCCTTACGAGTTGTATTGTCTTGTTCGCCAACGGGTGGGGAGTCGTGGTGGAAGTATCTTTGATGACTTTTTCGGGAATTCCCGTGATGTCCGAGTACTCTGCAAGAGTAAACCCGTGAAAATTACCGTGAAACCTTTACCCGAGGCCGGAAAGCCTTTAGGATTTAGCGGTATGGTGGGAACCCTTACCATGATAACCTCTATGTCAACAGATACCTTGAAGGCGAATGATGCGTTAACGTACAAGGTGGTATTACGCGGGAATGGAAACATGAAATTGTTAGAGGCTCCGAAAATCACTTTCCCGCATGATTTTGACGTGTACGATCCGAAAGTGACCAGGGATATAAACGGAACGTCCGGAACTGTTACTTTTGAATATCTCGTGATTCCTCGTTATGCGGGAGATTACAAGATTCCAGCCGTGCAATATTCCTATTTTGACCCGCAAGCCGGGGCTTATAAGATGTTGAAGGGAAAGGAGTATGCTGTTCGGGTTGAAAAGGGAAATGAATCCAGTCAAGGATCCGGGGAGGCAGCCTTACAGTCATTCAAGAAAGAAGATGTTAGGATGTTGGGACAGGATATTCGCTACATCAAGACACACAAGAACGATCTCCGTCCGAAGGGAGTGTTGTATTTCGCCACAATGGAATACTGGTTGAGTTTCTTGATTCCTTTTGTACTTTTCGTGGTCGGGATGATTCTTAATCGTCGCCGGATCAAGGCAAATGCCGATTTGGTACGGGTGAAGAGTAAAACGGCGAACAAAATGGCTCAGAAACGTTTACGGGCAGCCTCTGTCGCGATGAAAGCAGGAAACTCCGAGCTATTCTATCAAGAGACATTGAACGCTTTGTGGGGATATGTTAGTTATAAATTGAACATAGCTGCATCAGAATTGAATCGGGACAATATCAGTGATCACCTGACTCGTCGGGGGGCAGACGCGACGTTAATTCAGAGCTTTATCGAGGTGCTCGATCATTGCGAGTATGCTCGTTATGCCCCGGGTGCTAATCAAGGAGAAGAGATGGATAACGTGTACAAGGATAGTATATCTATTATCACGAAATTGGATAAAGCGATATGAAAGCTAAAAGTTAGAAGCTAAAAACTAAGGTTAAAAACTAAAAGTTGAAAAGAATGAAAAGGATATATATAATATTGATGTTGCTCTTATCCGGTGTGGTGACCTATGCTACTGATGTCAAGACGCTGGCGGAGGAGGCAACTAAAATGTACCAGGAAGGCGACTATCAGAAAGCGATTGATTTGTATAACGAGATGTTATCCGATAACATGGAATCCGCAACCGTGTATTACAATTTGGGAAACTGTTATTACAAGCAAGGGGAGATTGCGAAAGCCATATTGAATTACGAACGTGCTTTATTGTTGCATCCGGGTGATAATGATATAAAATATAACCTAACGATGGCGCAAAAGGCCACGGTTGACAATATCAAGGTATTACCGGAACTTTTCCTTGTACGTTGGTATAATGCTTTCGTGACCGCTTTCACGGCTGATCAATGGGCGTACGTGTCTGTTATTCTGTTTATAGGATTTCTGATTATGGC from Butyricimonas virosa encodes the following:
- a CDS encoding BatD family protein translates to MKSFIIILLLCVFGGSKLFAQKTEFIASAPSVVEVGEQFRLSFVLNAKGENLQVPTIKGFDLLAGPSLSTSSNITIINGDMKQNQEYTYTYILEGQEEGEFTIEPATITVDGKEYKSQPLKIKVIKGSGKPRNNTQSSGDVSESRGSTSITDDDLFLRMEVSRNTLYVGESLTATLKVYARVNLVDVQGKKIPPFDGFLTEDVKIPQIHLEREEYNGKIYDRVGVLQKTILFPQHAGTLTIEPYELYCLVRQRVGSRGGSIFDDFFGNSRDVRVLCKSKPVKITVKPLPEAGKPLGFSGMVGTLTMITSMSTDTLKANDALTYKVVLRGNGNMKLLEAPKITFPHDFDVYDPKVTRDINGTSGTVTFEYLVIPRYAGDYKIPAVQYSYFDPQAGAYKMLKGKEYAVRVEKGNESSQGSGEAALQSFKKEDVRMLGQDIRYIKTHKNDLRPKGVLYFATMEYWLSFLIPFVLFVVGMILNRRRIKANADLVRVKSKTANKMAQKRLRAASVAMKAGNSELFYQETLNALWGYVSYKLNIAASELNRDNISDHLTRRGADATLIQSFIEVLDHCEYARYAPGANQGEEMDNVYKDSISIITKLDKAI
- a CDS encoding tetratricopeptide repeat protein, yielding MKRIYIILMLLLSGVVTYATDVKTLAEEATKMYQEGDYQKAIDLYNEMLSDNMESATVYYNLGNCYYKQGEIAKAILNYERALLLHPGDNDIKYNLTMAQKATVDNIKVLPELFLVRWYNAFVTAFTADQWAYVSVILFIGFLIMAALFFHATSISLKKSWFTLGIIMLLVSVMTIFFALKQYHRVTDRDSGIVMTPSVVVRGAPDNSGTELFVIHEGLKVQVIGTLGDWYNVRLADGNEGWIAKTDLEKI